tagggcctaatgaatttgtttcaatggactgatttcctcatatgaactgtaactcggtaaaatcttagaaattgtagcatttctatttttgttcaatgtatcaATAAGAAATAAATGGTCTCCCCCAATATCATACATACCTATACAAAGAGGTGCTATGTTACGTTGTTGCTGCTTCGGTTGTTGTTCTCGCTCTCcgaggccgacgtgagtaaggtcTTTAATCAGGTAAACAGTCGCAAGGCCACGGGTCAGGACAGTATTccagggtgcgttgtcagggaATGCGTAGATCAGATGGCAGGCATAGTCACAGTAGTTTTCAACTTCtcattgtcccagtctgtaatctccATATTTTAAGATGACTTCCATcattctgtaatcatgaagtgctttgaaaggctggttatggcacacatcaactccatcattccagacaccatagacccactccaatttgtataccaCTCAAACAGATCtgtagatgacgcaatctcaattgcactccatactgccctcacccacctagataagaggaatagctacgtaagaatgctgttcattgactacagctcagcgttcaacaccatcgtcccctcaaagctcatcaccaagcttaagaccctgagactaaacacctccctctgtaactggatcctggagttCCTGACGGACTGACCCCAGGCTGCCACGCTCACCCTCAACACatgggccccacaggggtgtgtgtttagtccccccctgtactccctgttctcaCACACGACTGCGTGACTCCAACaccaagtttgccgatgacatgactgtggtaggcctgatcaccggtgaTGAGGAAACAGCCTACAGGTAGGAAGTCGGTGACCTGGCAGtctggtgcaaggacaacaacctctccctcaacggcaggaagttgaaaaggtttggcaagggccctcaaatcctcaaagttctacagctgcaccattgatagcatcttgactagctgcgtcactgcttggtatggcaatagcaccgccctcgatcgcatggtgctacagagggtgttgcagacagcccagtacatcacaggggccgagctccctgccatccagaatctctatatcaggcggtgtgaatgGAAGGTCCGGAAAACCattagactccagccacccaagccatagactgttctctctgcttcctcatggcaagcggtaccagtgcatcaagtctgacaccaacaggctcctgatcagcttctatccccaagccataaaactgctaaatagctaacagaatGGATACACAGACTAAATGAATTGACCCCTGTCTATACACACTAACACTCCAACAcccataacatgcacacacatttatatggactacacgcacacacacactcgcatacAATCAtaatttacgctgctgctactcttttttttttttataataatataTCCTGATGACTTGTCACCTTATTCCTAATAGTAATATGGTGGTGGTCGTCGGACTTTGTCgtttggcaaccaactttaaggtgcattaccaccactgactggagtgtggaccgcggttcatctttcaatcacccacgtgggtatatgctcctaaaaaccaacgaggagatgggagaggtgggACCTGCAGCACGTCAAAAAtcgaaccaagttctatttttcACCAAGTTCTATTTTTCACCTGGCCTTGCAGATGTTCGTTGACGCACGTGAGCAGTTTAGATGAAATGATTGACTAACATGTATTTgtcaatttattttgcaacgcaagGTCAGCGtgttagagcttgcaagaaattTCCCTGTACTTGTGTGCGTGACATTGAAACCTGTTTGCGTGTTGGCACCCTGACCTGCTTCCTGTGTCAGCCGTTCAGGTTGGTAACCAGGTAACACACCCAGCCTCGTCAGATGACCGTGAGATATGCTAATAGAGGAGCAACAGGAAGGAATGTACTAGATCAGGTCTAAACTCTAACACTCATTATAAATTGAGGAGGAAGGTGTTTTGGTTTCTGTTTGCTTACATATTTAGTCTTTTCTGTTACTATACTTCTGTCACAAAAGTCTCAATTCCTCTCATCTGCCTCCTAGCTGCCCCACTAAACATACTTTGTTTAATTACATCCTGGTCAAGAGGTCACAACCATATCAGTGATGCTGATGGGGCATACATCGGCACAGGCAGCACCTCAGAAACGGTGGTGAATATTAACTACTAAAGCACTTCAAGGACACCAACCGTCAAACATCCATGTTTTACATCGGGTGGCGTTGATGGGCTGTCCATGTCTGTGCTGTGGACTTCATGGGGGGTGGCTTACGGtaggacgcacgcacgcacaaacacaaaacaattgtTGCATTCTCCAGAAGGAACCTGCATGTAAGCATTTCATTGGccagtgtataccatgtgtatcctatatgactaataaaacttgacacacacacacaggataatgAGCAGTCTGTCAGCGGAGTATACCGGCATCCTGCTGTCAGAGGAACAATCATTTGTATGAGGAGTGCTTTGAATGTTTGGGTGTATGTTGTCAAGTCTGTACAAGCAACATCTTGTCTTGTCTATATTAGGCCGACTACACCCAACCACATTGGTGTCGAGAGGTTTCTCTAGGTGGTCTATGTAACATTTTATGTAAAGCGTTATGGGTAGTACTTTATTTTACAGTACTAATGCTTCCACTTGTATTTCCCGGATGTTTGATAGGAAATCATGTGTCTTTCTTGTACTTCAAATAGTTCAACACATGGTAATTAATTACCTGTTACCAAATTTGTAGTAATAACTCTCAAATAAACAAACAAGCAATTCCTAGGCTATCACTGTATCTGCTATTTCACCATGTCATTTATCACATCTTGTGATTTATGTAGGTCTACTGTAAACTGAAGTGCTTATGAATTATGAGGAATTCAGTAGCTTCTCCAGCACCGTCCCGTTAGATCTACTGCTGTTACTGGTCACTTCCAGTAAAGTATCGGCCTGCATGGAGTTTGTTTCCTAAATCTATTATCCATTGATCTGGATGTGGACAGATGAATCCAGCTGATTTAGCTACATGACTCCCTGATGGGTTAATGCTACTGTAACTTCCTGGGTTCCCTTGTGAGTCACTCACAGGCTCAACAGCTCCCGATGGTAACGAGGGATGGGGCCAGCTAATGTGGCACCACTAATGTGGTTCATGGAGAGTGAGCCAGGCCCAGCTGTAAGCCTGTTCAGCCCTGTTCCCTGTCCCTCACTCCTTCTCAGCCCTGTCCCTCGCTGCCTCACTCCTTCTCAGCCCTGTCCCTCGCTGCCTCACTCCCTCTCAGCCctgtccctcactccctctcagccctgtccctcactccctctcagccctgtccctcactccctctcagccctgtccctcactccctctcagccctgtccctcactccctctcagcCCTGGCCCTCACTCCCTCTCAGCCCtggccctctttccccctctcccagaGGACTGTATGCCCTGGCCAGCCCAACTGAACCCCAGGCAGGACGTGCCCTGGTTCTTCTGGTGACCCAGACAGAAAACCCCTCGGCTCATTAGATCTGAAAGCCCTCAACTCCgggacaggcagagagactgagCTCTGAGAGAGTGGGAGGAACTCCAAAAGCGATTCTCCCCACCCTGGTATTATATAAAAGCTCAAACTTAATCATCACTTAAGATTAAAATGCAATAGAGCTGTCATTTGGAATGAAGACTTGATTGTAGCCAATCCTACCACAGCCCTTTGTGAAACGTTCCTTCATTGTCGACATGCATGTCCTCTTTACTCTCTGTGGAAAACCACCTTGGGGGAAGTTCTAGGAGAGCTGGGTTGGATGGTTGGTGGCATTTAGAAGTACTGTTCTGTAAACGTCCATTTTTTGTTTGCAGGCCTCAACAATTTTTCTTAAAATAGTATTTTCCCAACCGCCAGAAAGCAGCTGCCTCGCTGTGGTTTTGGTCTGGCTCTTTGATGGGTGTATCAAATTGTGGGTGGGTAACATGACTCTGTCTGTCCCAGCCCATGAGGTCCACTTTTCAGCCTTTGCTTTCTTTAATGGCCCATGTGGCTCAAATCAGGGCCATTAGACTTTAGTGATGTAATAGGGGTGTGGCCCCACCCCAGTAACTTTAGAGTTGAAGGACAGAGCAAGGTCAGTCAGTCCAGACTGGAGTGTTTGTTTGCCTTACTTAAATAAATGTCATAAGGGAACAGTACCTTGGCGATTATCATTCAATAATTATTCCTATGACTTGCTAGTGTACATTTTGTTGACCCTATGCAGGGTTTGTGTTCCATATTGAGATATCAAGTGTGTGTCGGTCAGACAGTAAAACATATCTGGAGGGAGGGTTCAGTGAACACACAACGGCCTGTAAAGAGGGTATGTTTATTCTAGATTGAGAGGCAGCCAGCCAGTGTGGTAGGGAGTAGAATGCTGTGTTGTGTCGCTGCCTAGGCACTGAGGCCCTTAGCAGAAGGAGGGAGGTGACTTTACCTGCTGCcaatgctgtgtgtctgtgtgcgtgcacgtgtgtgttacAGTGCACGTGTGTCTGCTGTCTCGTAGTCCCTCTGGGGTTCTTAGTGGCACATGTGACTGTTTAGCTCCGGAGCAATGAGACATGTTAGTCCTCCTCTCTGGGGCCAGGGCCACAGCAGTGACATGTAATTAAAACAATTTGTCCTCTGGTGAAAGCCATTCCAATTAGGCTGAACAGTAGGAGGTACCTGCCTGGGGTGCACACTGTGTGTTTTAACATTCTCACACACGCACTCTGTATCAGCATGCTCTAAGGCTCTGGAGAAAGGCTTGTCCACAGGAATTCACTTCTACATGTTGGTTTCAGGTTCTCTTCTGCGTTAGGGAAAGTTCCAGGCCCCTACGTTTCACTTGCCACAGCGAGAAGCCCtgacgtggtgtgtgtgtgtgtggcgtgcatGTGCTCGTTGTCTTGCTGTAATGCAATACTAGCTGGGTCTTGCGAGATGGGAAGATTGGGTGTTACAGAACTAGCTTCCTCCTGACAACTCAGATGGGTGTTAGTATTGCCTGGACAGTTTTGAATAAACAGTAAAGAACTTTAATcacactagtaacaacaacattgtATTATAATGTTATATACTACTTTGGTAGTTGCATTTAGACTGACATGGCTACAGTTCCCCTTTTTCTGACCGTGTTTATTGTGTCCGAGCTGAGCTCACGAAACAAGTGAAAACAACATGTTTGTTTTCAGGGACAACCCATATTTCCCAGTAGCCTGACTGTCCCTGAGTGGAAAAACCCACCGGTGGACATTGTCGAGGAGGGGCCTGGCTTAGTCAATCTCCATGACACATCCTCTACTTATGTGTTATGGGGACATTGCGTGCAGTTTGGGGACATTTGCCTATCAATAATACATGCCCGGCTATGGAGATGAGCCATCACTACACAACCACCCCTAATCCTCCTCAGGTGATCGTGTGGCGAGCGCTGAGATGTCTTTGGTAACGGATCCGGTTGCCATGGCAGTGTGACGGCGGCACGGAGCCCCTAGCAGCAGCCAGGCCCAAGCAACGCTTATTCTGTGTTCCCTGCCTCTCTCATAGGAGTATTGCCATGTCAATCACCTCTCCGCCTCACACTCATTGGCTGCTAGCTTTAGTGTCCACCCTCCCGGCTCTTGTCCTCATGTGTGAGTGGTTTACACAGCCTATCAGTCAGTAATGTGTAATTCAATATAGAAGGCTTGTACCATCTTGAAGTAACACAATATGCGCTCATAGGCCCTTTAAGGCAAACACTGGTTACAACTGGTGATCGTTGTCTTTCTGGTGGTATATCAGAGCTGACAACTAACTAATTTAATGTACAAAGACCCAATGACCAGATATTAACTGGTTGATAGCAGCGTTGTGTTGATAGTGTGTTAGTGGTTGCTGGGAACTACTGCAGGCTGCATGCTTCACTGCTGTTAATGTAGATGATGAGGAATGTACTGCCTGTGATTTGGCCTTTGCAATAATACTGAGGACCATAATGTATTCACCTCTGTCCCTTCACTGTACTCCCATCCCAacgcacacactcactcatcacTCTGCACTCTCTGAATGTTACTGTGTTTTGCTATGGTGCTGCTCATTCAGTGAGTCTTGCGACGCTGCCTGAGATGGGTCATTGGTTCCTGCTGCAGTAGGTAGTTCCATAATGCTGTGTTAGTGCTGCTGTTGAAATGTGCCGATaaagggagaggtggggagggtcTGTATCGACCGGACGGCTGCAGAGCGACGCTTTGGGTCAGAGACGTCAATACAGAAACACAGGAAGGGAAATGATCAGTGTGTTTGACCACCTCAGGGTTCTCCACTATGGTCCATTTCAAAAGGGGTTGGATAATAGCCTGTAATGAGTAGCTCTTTACAATTGACTTTTCTTTCTCAGTATGTCAGTGTAATCCCATACCAGGCAATATAAATTATGGTCAGTGTTGGCTTCAAATTCCACTGCAGATTCGGAACACATCGCTCTTATTGCATAATTGCAATTAGTTAAATTATAGGCTTTGACTGGTTTGGtaaatgtgttctctctctctcaggtgctgGTGAGTCGGGGAAGAGCACAATAGTCAAGCAGATGAAGTGAGTATATCCTTCCATTCTTCCAGATGCCATATCTGCCACACAATCAAAACAAAGCATTGTTTTTGCCCTTCTGTGGGGACAGTTCTCAGAAATGAGTCATTGTTATTGTCCTTGTGCCCCATTCAATTCAGATGCTGTAAACATTGTTACCTGGATAGTGTTGTTATCAATGTTCGCTTTTTCCCCCTGTCATTTTATGATGGAAAGGTTGCCATTGTGTTGGGGGTTATTGGTCTGCTATTTTTCTGTCTTATTTTTTGCTGTTAATAAAAATGAACATGTTCTCAAAAACAGAAAGTGTTTCTCCTTGTGACTGACTGTTGTTGCTCAATGTTCCTCATCGTGACTGACTGTGTCGTGTTGCTCCATGTTCCTCATGATGGTTGACTGTAGTTGTGTCCTCCGTCCCGTGTGTCAGGATCATCCACGAGGCAGGCTACTCGGAGGAGGAGTGTAAACAGTACAGGGCTGTGGTCTACAGCAACACCATCCAGTCAATCATCGCCGTCATCCGAGCCATGGGACGACTCAAGATCGACTTTGGAGACGCCGCCAGAGCCGTGAGTGGGCtagacatgatgatgatgatgatggattgCATTTATCAAAGCCTTCTGACTAAAACTATAAACACACCTAATCACATGCCCAACACTGATGCCACGGCACTATTATTAATGCTATTGATGGTTATGATGGTAGGGATGCTTTTCACAGTGGAACTGATGGTGGCGGTTTGATGGTAATAGTGATGGTTGTGCTGACGGACTGCTCTCTCCCCAGGATGATGCGAGACAGCTGTTTGTGCTGGCGGGGTCGGCAGAGGAAGGCTTCATGACGGCGGAGCTGGCCGGGGTCATCAAACGCCTGTGGAAGGACGGAGGGGTACAGGCCTGCTTCAGCCGCTCACGAGAGTACCAGCTCAACGACTCTGCAGCATagtgggtcacacacacacacaccaccttgtCCTGCTCACACAGTCTGCTCAGCTtggtctgatacacacacacacacacacacagctcctgcAGTTCCTCTTCCTCCCTAATTCTCTTCTGCTGGAAGTAAATACATTCTCATTCCTCTGCAATAACCAAAGGCCTTGAGCAGTCCATTTATTACAGATGCCCGCCCACTCTCTGGCAGACGTCTCTACTGCCTACAGTCCATTCCGCTTGGTGTTTCAACCTTGAGTGAGACTGTCAATATTTGTTTTGTGTGGGGGTGTCACCCCTGTAGCAGGACTGTAACACGCAGGCCTCAGCGTGTCTGCTGAGTCCTTGACCTTAGCATTTAGCTCATGTAGCTGTCTAACAGCAGATTGGCCAGGGCTGTTGTgtttaccaaaccctggtagcaaaacaccacagacagcagagctagaAAACATGTCCAAATCCCTTTCAGTCAGTGGGCAGCGTTGGAGCTCAACTCCCTCGATTCAGTTGTTCTTTTTTGAAGTGATTGTTCTTTTTTCGTACGCATTGTGCCACAGCCTTTCCATAAGCCAGTGAAGTCACCAGAGGGGCAGCCCCTGCGGTGTGCCATGAGAAACCCCTCCACCTTGTTTTGGAACGGAACAGCTGCTGGCCATTTCCAAATCAATACCCAGAATCCTTTTGGCCAGGgctaccacacacaaacacacagagagagacacagaccagCGTCACGTAGCCTGCCGACTGGCCTCTACAGCGAGGCTGCTGACACCGATCTCTGCTGTTTGTTTGGGTTAAAACACCAGTGCTGCTGAGTCGTGTGTAATTACTGCTGCCGTAATCTTTTGGAAGAGTAATACAGGGTAGGCTGTTTGAGCTAGGGGGTAGGGGGTATTTGTGGAAATATTGGATGAGGGACCATTCTGAGGCAACAGAAGGGGGCACTGATAGTGTGGAAAAGAGTGGAAAAAATGTCACTTGTTTTTCCCAGTTCAAGATATAGAAGCAGATATGGTTCATGGCCAAACAAGATCTGTTTATTATTTGAATAGCTTATTGTCCTATTGTTCCATTGAAGTATGTGTATTGGATGCATTGACTCCCATCtaaacattctctctctctctccccctcccttctccaGTTACTTAAACGATTTGGACAGGATATCCCAAGCCACCTATATCCCGACCCAGCAGGATGTCCTGAGGACTAGAGTCAAAACCACAGGCATTGTGGAGACACATTTCACCTTCAAGGACCTCCACTTTAAGTGAGCACTTCCTCCAAATCCCTTTTTTAAGTGTAGTCATATTCCCTACTTTAAATAGGATAACTCAATCTACTTCCCTTCTGTGCGTATTGAATCGCTCAAACCCATAGCAGTGTCCTTAGTCCAGTGGTTTCATTATGACTGGATGACAGAGCTGACCATACCACATCAGCAGTGAATCATATCTGTTCTAGTGTTCCATTGGCTGATGCCAGAGAGGAAAGGGGAACGATTGGCTCACTGGTCAATACCCATATTTCCAGTGTTGGGGattagtgaactacatgtagttcaactagtaattgaACTGCATTttacagtagcttggtggtagttcaactaaattcaaatctaggtagtgttttcagtagtgaactgttttaccatgtagtggtgtggctaactactggaactacacactactttaccatgtagcggtgtagctaactactggaactacacactacttctttaccatgtagtggtgtagctgactactggaactacacactactttaccatgtagtggtgtagctgactactggaactacacactacttctttaccatgtagtggtgtagctgactactggaactacacactacttctttaccatgtagtggtgtagctgactactggaactacacactacttctttaccatgtagtggtgtagctgactactggaactacacactactttaccatgtagtggtgtagctaactactggaactacacactactttaccatgtagtggtgtagctaactactggaactacacactactttaccatgtagtggtgtagctgactactggaactacacactacttctttaccatgtagtggtgtagctgactactggaactacacactacttctttaccatgtagtggtgtagctgactactggaactacacactacttctttaccatgtagtggtgtagctgactactggaactacacactacttctttaccatgtagtggtgtagctgactactggaactacacactacttctttaccatgtagtggtgtagctgactactggaactacacactacttctttaccatgtagtggtgtagctgactactggaactacactacttctttaccatgtagtggtgtagctgactactggaactacacactacttctttaccatgtagtggtgtagctgactactggaactacacactacttctttaccatgtagtggtgtagctgactactggaactacacactacttctttaccatgtagtggtgtagctgactactggaactacacactacttctttaccatgtagtggtgtagctgactactggaactacacactactttaccatgtagtggtgtagctgactactggaactacacactacttctttaccatgtagtggtgtagctgactactggaactacacactacttctttaccatgtagtggtgtagctgactactggaactacacactacttctttaccatgtagtgatgtagctaactactggaactacactacttctttaccatgtagtggtgtagctgactactggaactacacactactttacCATGtggcggtgtagctaactactggaactacacactacttctttaccatgtagtggtgtagctgactactggaactacacactacttctttcccatgtagtggtgtagctgactactggaactacacactacttctttaccatgtagtggtgtagctaactactggaactacacactactttacCATGtggcggtgtagctaactactggaactacacactacttctttaccatgtagtggtgtagctgactactggaactacacactacttctttcccatgtagtggtgtagctgactactggaactacacactacttctttaccatgtagtggtgtagctaactactggaactacacactactttacCATGtggcggtgtagctaactactggaactacacactagttctttaccatgtagtggtgtagctaactactggaactacacactacttctttaccatgtagcggtgtagctgactactggaactacacactacttatttaccatgtagcggtgtagctgactactggaactgcacactacttctttaccatgtagcggtgtagctaactactggaactacacactacttctttaccatgtagtggtgtagctaactactggaactacacactactttaccatgtagtggtgtagctaactactggaactacactacttctttaccatgtagtgatgtagctaactactggaactacactacttctttaccatgtagtggtgtagctgactactggaactacacactacttctttaccatgtagtggtgtagctgactactggaactacacactacttctttaccatgtagtggtgtagctgactactggaactacacactacttctttaccatgtagtggtgtagctgactactggaactacacactacttctttaccatgtagtgatgtagctgactactggaactacacactacttctttaccatgtagtggtgtagctgaatactggaactacacactacttctttaccatgtagtgatgtagctgactactggaactacacactacttctttaccatgtagtggtgtagctgactactggaactacacactacttctttaccatgtagtggtgtagctgactactggaactacacactacttctttaccatgtagtggtgtagctaactactggaactacactacttctttaccatgtagtgatgtagctgactactggaactacacactacttctttaccatgtagtggtgtagctgactactggaactacacactatttctttaccatgtagtggtgtagctgactactggaactacacactacttctttaccatgtagtggtgtagctgactactggaactacacactatttctttaccatgtagtggtgtagctaactactggaactacacactacttctttaccatgtagtggtgtagctaactactggaactacacactacttctttaccatgtagtggtgtagctaactactggaactacacactatttctttaccatgtagtggtgtagctgactactggaactacacactacttctttaccatgtagtggtgtagctaactactggaactacactacttctttaccatgtagtggtgtagctgactactggaactacacactacttctttaccatgtagtggtgtagctgactactggaactacacactacttctttaccatgtagtggtgtagctgactactggaactacacactacttctttaccatgtagtggtgtagctgactactggaactacacactacttctttaccatgtagtggtgtagctaactactggaactacacactatttctttaccatgtagtggtgtagctgactactggaactacacactacttctttaccatgtagtggtgtagctgactactggaactacaaactacttctttaccatgtagtggtgtagctgactactggaactacacactatttctttaccatgtagtggtgtagctgactactggaactacacactacttctttTGCACAAAAAATATCATACCTGCCTAATTGTCACTTGAAACCGTTTTGTGTTAAATTGGCTAAATTACACATTCAAAGTAACTTAagttaagtaaactatattttcctTAATGGTAGCattagtgtagcttaacttcttccagtgtgaagtaatcggtagcttggtgaattatattttcagagtagcttccccaacactgcatATTTAGTTGTTTTATCACATCTGTCCCCCACTCCACGTCCTATTCGAATAGCAAGCCCTTTAAAATGCTCTTTCTCAACAGTTTGTTCAGCCAAGCCACTCAGTGCAACTCAGCAGAGAGAACTATGTGGAGCCATTCCAACGCAAACCATATCTAAGTACATTAGAGCCCCACAGCCGTCTGTGCCAATGGGTGAAAACTGGCTCACAAAGCGGGGGACATTATTAGGGCTTGTTCCCTTGTGTTGCGTTAATGGGTTATACAGCTCAAAGTGCAAATTGGTACGGGTATAAACAAGAATATGTTatttaaaatacaaaaacattacatttaacaAAGTGTAACCATTTATACCCTATAAAAAATTATACCCTACTTTCTAaatattttattctgtgttgAACATTTCTACTGTATACCATCTCTCCACAAAACAGAAAAGCCTCCAAAAAAAGAAAAATGCATGTATTCTCTGTCATTTCCACCTGGTGGCCTGTTTAACCATCTAACACTTAAACCCAGAGCCCCAGGCCACAGCTCTGTTTTCTCTAGTGGCCAATGGCCAATAAAGTTGTTTGTCCTGTGTGCGACATGCCTGGAAACATACTCCGTTTACATTGTCTGGTGCATTATCCGCCACTTCCTCCTCAGGATGTTTGATGttggaggtcagaggtcagagaggaagaagtggatCCACTGCTTCGAGGGTGTCACTGCCATCATCTTCTGTGTGGCGCTCAGCGACTATGATCTGGTGCTGGCTGAAGATGAGGAGATGGTGAGTTCCTGTCCAACGATGGACATTACATAAGAGTACAtggacagtaccagtcaaaagtttggaaacacctactcattcaagggtttctttatttttactattttctacattgtagaatactagtgaagacatcaaaactatgaaataacacatggaatcatgtagtaaccaagaaagtgttaaacaaatcaaaatatattttagattcttcaaagtagcc
This is a stretch of genomic DNA from Salvelinus alpinus chromosome 11, SLU_Salpinus.1, whole genome shotgun sequence. It encodes these proteins:
- the LOC139533910 gene encoding guanine nucleotide-binding protein G(i) subunit alpha-1, whose translation is MGCTLSTDDKAAVERSKMIDRNLRDDGEKAAREVKLLLLGAGESGKSTIVKQMKIIHEAGYSEEECKQYRAVVYSNTIQSIIAVIRAMGRLKIDFGDAARADDARQLFVLAGSAEEGFMTAELAGVIKRLWKDGGVQACFSRSREYQLNDSAAYYLNDLDRISQATYIPTQQDVLRTRVKTTGIVETHFTFKDLHFKMFDVGGQRSERKKWIHCFEGVTAIIFCVALSDYDLVLAEDEEMNRMHESMKLFDSICNNKWFTDTSIILFLNKKDLFEEKIKKSPLTICYPEYAGSNTYEEAAAYIQCQFEDLNKRKDTKEIYTHFTCATDTKNVQFVFDAVTDVIIKNNLKDCGLF